One genomic window of Bombus fervidus isolate BK054 chromosome 14, iyBomFerv1, whole genome shotgun sequence includes the following:
- the Sccro3 gene encoding defective in cullin neddylation 1 domain containing SCCRO3 — protein sequence MGNCFSCFKVSLPPATATRSSSFDYKDETMELRGSFLNSCQQTGPLVPEAHINGNTLSTFNNVGSDNCGSMPTVQSNLRSSRGFYARLSPLGRSGTSSGLNTTTESKQQKEPSENKLNALFDQYKDSHEDVILADGIERFCNDLQLSPDEFKVLVLAWKLNAKQMCQFTRQEFVIGLRAMKVDSIRGIQARLPEIVQELTINNDLFKDLYRFTFRFGLDVNSGQRILPADMAIVLWKLVFTIREPPLLSRWLKFLECHHVRGIPRDTWNMFLNFAESIGDDLSVYDDAEAWPSLFDDFVEYENDQMNQNISKDDIKDVSIDN from the exons ATGGGAAACTGTTTTTCGTGCTTTAAGGTGTCTCTTCCACCAGCCACTGCCACTCGCTCTTCATCGTTTGATTATAAAGACG AAACAATGGAATTGAGAGGTTCATTCTTAAATTCTTGCCAACAAACTGGGCCCTTAGTGCCTGAAGCACATATAAATGGAAACACACTATCAACATTCAATAATGTAGGATCTGATAATTGTGGATCTATGCCTACTGTACAAAGTAATTTACGTTCGTCAAGAGGATTTTATGCACGATTATCACCATTGGGCAGATCTGGAACATCATCTGGTCTTAATACAACCACTGAATCAAAACAACAAAAAGAACCATCAGAAAACAAGTTAAATGCTTTATTTGACCAATATAAG GATTCACATGAAGATGTAATTTTAGCTGATGGTATAGAAAGATTTTGTAATGATCTACAATTGTCACCAGACGAATTTAAAGTACTTGTTCTTGCTTGGAAATTAAATGCTAAACAGATGTGCCAATTTACACGTCAAGAATTTGTAATAGGTTTGAGAGCAATGAAGGTAGACAGTATACGTGGTATACAAGCAAGATTACCAGAAATTGTTCAAGAATTAACTATAAacaatgatttattcaaagaTCTCTATCGATTTACATTCCGATTTGGTTTAGATGTTAATTCCGGTCAAAGAATATTACCAGCTGATATGGCAATTGTTCTCTGGAAGCTTGTTTTCACAATACGTGAACCACCTCTTTTGTCAAGATGGCTTAAATTTTTGGAGTGCCATCATGTTCGAGGCATACCTAGAGATACATGgaatatgtttttaaattttgctgaAAGTATCGGTGATGATCTTAGCGTTTACGACGATGCAGAGGCATGGCCAAGTTTATTTGATGATTTTGTAGAATATGAAAATGATCAAATGAACCAAAATATCAGCAAAGACGATATAAAAGATGTTTCtattgataattaa